The proteins below come from a single Capricornis sumatraensis isolate serow.1 chromosome 14, serow.2, whole genome shotgun sequence genomic window:
- the LOC138090328 gene encoding complement factor H-related protein 5-like isoform X2 has product MLLLTHVLLILWISTVGGQGRHCDFPKINHGILYNEKKYKASLPVSLGKIFYYSCEYNFMSPSKQFWTPITCTEGGWSPTPKCLRVCFFPFVENGQSASSGQTYLEGATVQITCNKGYSLPDNKGSITCAEGGWSSPPECISTKKCLKTDIVVANGFFSESEYAYSVNKETQYKCKPGYTTADGKTSGTVQCLQGGWSSQPACIKSCDRPVLVNARVKSDVTWFQLNDTLNYECHAGYENQDGRTTDSIVCGKDGWSHLPTCQIECHLPFLEANVDVYPKQEKYKVGDVLKFSCRQRLKRVGPDSVQCYQFGWSPNFPTCKGQVRSCGQPPQLPNGKPKHVKQEKYEHSEMVEYDCSPNFVMKGPKKIQCMDGEWTTLPTCVEPGKACRFMPQLENGYSQPSVPPYRHGVSVVLSCRNAYTMIGNTTVTCIDGIWTELPKCVATNRLKRCEKPRFYVRGQLSSYMREFNHNARVSYKCAGKSTYVQTVCINGKWDPEPDCLGKKIQLCPPPPQIPNAQNMLTTVNYQEGEKVTVLCKENYAFLEAKELVCKSGQWQSLPRCVESAQYCGPPPPIDNGDITSFPLSAYPPGSVVQYRCQSFYELRGNLTVTCRNGQWSEPPTCIDACIISEDRMNKNNIQLKRRNTPNRYAKTGDFIEFECKISHKERTPIQSFRVLCQEGKFEYPTCE; this is encoded by the exons ATGTTGCTTTTAACTCATGTACTTCTAATCTTATGGATTTCTACTGTGGGGGGACAAG GGAGACATTGTGATTTTCCAAAAATAAACCATGGAATTCtgtacaatgaaaagaaatacaaggcaTCTCTCCCAGTTTCTCTTGGGAAAATTTTCTATTATTCCtgtgaatataattttatgtctCCTTCAAAACAGTTTTGGACTCCCATAACATGCACAGAGGGCGGATGGTCACCGACTCCAAAGTGTCTCA GagtgtgtttctttccttttgtggAAAACGGTCAATCTGCATCTTCGGGACAAACATACCTGGAAGGTGCCACTGTGCAAATTACCTGCAATAAGGGCTACAGCCTCCCGGATAACAAGGGCAGCATTACCTGTGCTGAAGGGGGCTGGTCCTCCCCCCCTGAATGCATCTCCACCA aaaaatgtttaaaaacagatATTGTAGTTGCCAATGGGTTTTTTTCTGAGTCAGAATATGCTTATTCTGTAAATAAAGAAACGCAATATAAGTGTAAACCAGGATACACGACAGCAGATGGGAAAACATCAGGGACAGTTCAATGTTTGCAAGGTGGATGGTCAAGTCAACCCGCTTGTATTA AGTCCTGTGACAGGCCAGTATTAGTGAATGCCAGAGTCAAGAGTGATGTCACATGGTTTCAGCTCAATGACACGCTGAACTACGAATGCCACGCTGGCTATGAAAACCAAGATGGACGCACCACAGACTCCATAGTGTGTGGTAAAGACGGCTGGTCCCATTTGCCCACATGCC AAATAGAATGTCATCTTCCATTTTTAGAAGCAAATGTAGATGTTTATCCaaagcaagaaaaatacaaaGTTGGAGATGTGCTGAAATTTTCCTGCAGACAAAGACTTAAAAGAGTTGGGCCGGATTCAGTTCAATGCTACCAATTTGGATGGTCACCTAATTTTCCAACATGCAAAG GGCAAGTGCGATCCTGTGGTCAACCTCCTCAACTGCCCAATGGCAAACCGAAACacgtaaaacaagaaaaatacgAGCACAGTGAAATGGTGGAATACGATTGCAGCCCTAACTTTGTAATGAAGGGGCCTAAGAAAATACAATGTATGGATGGAGAATGGACAACCCTGCCCACATGTGTTG AACCGGGGAAAGCGTGTAGATTTATGCCTCAGCTTGAGAATGGCTATAGCCAGCCCTCTGTCCCTCCCTATCGACATGGAGTTTCAGTGGTGTTAAGTTGCAGAAATGCATATACAATGATTGGGAATACTACAGTTACATGTATTGATGGAATATGGACCGAGCTTCCTAAGTGTGTTG CAACAAACCGACTTAAGAGGTGTGAAAAACCAAGGTTTTATGTAAGAGGACAGTTAAGTTCATACATGCGTGAATTTAATCACAATGCCAGAGTAAGTTACAAATGTGCTGGGAAGAGTACATACGTACAGACAGTCTGCATCAACGGGAAGTGGGACCCTGAACCAGACTGCCTCG GAAAAAAGATACAACTGTGCCCACCTCCACCTCAGATTCCTAATGCTCAGAACATGCTAACCACAGTGAATTATCAGGAAGGAGAAAAGGTCACTGTTCTCTGTAAAGAAAATTATGCATTTCTGGAAGCAAAAGAACTTGTGTGCAAAAGTGGACAGTGGCAGTCCTTACCACGCTGTGTAG AGTCTGCACAATATTGTGGGCCGCCTCCGCCTATTGACAATGGAGACATCACCTCCTTCCCCTTATCAGCATACCCTCCAGGGTCGGTGGTCCAGTACCGCTGCCAATCTTTCTATGAGCTCCGGGGAAACCTGACTGTGACGTGCAGAAATGGACAGTGGTCAGAACCACCCACATGCATTG
- the LOC138090328 gene encoding complement factor H-related protein 5-like isoform X1, with protein MLLLTHVLLILWISTVGGQGRHCDFPKINHGILYNEKKYKASLPVSLGKIFYYSCEYNFMSPSKQFWTPITCTEGGWSPTPKCLRVCFFPFVENGQSASSGQTYLEGATVQITCNKGYSLPDNKGSITCAEGGWSSPPECISTKKCLKTDIVVANGFFSESEYAYSVNKETQYKCKPGYTTADGKTSGTVQCLQGGWSSQPACIKSCDRPVLVNARVKSDVTWFQLNDTLNYECHAGYENQDGRTTDSIVCGKDGWSHLPTCREIECHLPFLEANVDVYPKQEKYKVGDVLKFSCRQRLKRVGPDSVQCYQFGWSPNFPTCKGQVRSCGQPPQLPNGKPKHVKQEKYEHSEMVEYDCSPNFVMKGPKKIQCMDGEWTTLPTCVEPGKACRFMPQLENGYSQPSVPPYRHGVSVVLSCRNAYTMIGNTTVTCIDGIWTELPKCVATNRLKRCEKPRFYVRGQLSSYMREFNHNARVSYKCAGKSTYVQTVCINGKWDPEPDCLGKKIQLCPPPPQIPNAQNMLTTVNYQEGEKVTVLCKENYAFLEAKELVCKSGQWQSLPRCVESAQYCGPPPPIDNGDITSFPLSAYPPGSVVQYRCQSFYELRGNLTVTCRNGQWSEPPTCIDACIISEDRMNKNNIQLKRRNTPNRYAKTGDFIEFECKISHKERTPIQSFRVLCQEGKFEYPTCE; from the exons ATGTTGCTTTTAACTCATGTACTTCTAATCTTATGGATTTCTACTGTGGGGGGACAAG GGAGACATTGTGATTTTCCAAAAATAAACCATGGAATTCtgtacaatgaaaagaaatacaaggcaTCTCTCCCAGTTTCTCTTGGGAAAATTTTCTATTATTCCtgtgaatataattttatgtctCCTTCAAAACAGTTTTGGACTCCCATAACATGCACAGAGGGCGGATGGTCACCGACTCCAAAGTGTCTCA GagtgtgtttctttccttttgtggAAAACGGTCAATCTGCATCTTCGGGACAAACATACCTGGAAGGTGCCACTGTGCAAATTACCTGCAATAAGGGCTACAGCCTCCCGGATAACAAGGGCAGCATTACCTGTGCTGAAGGGGGCTGGTCCTCCCCCCCTGAATGCATCTCCACCA aaaaatgtttaaaaacagatATTGTAGTTGCCAATGGGTTTTTTTCTGAGTCAGAATATGCTTATTCTGTAAATAAAGAAACGCAATATAAGTGTAAACCAGGATACACGACAGCAGATGGGAAAACATCAGGGACAGTTCAATGTTTGCAAGGTGGATGGTCAAGTCAACCCGCTTGTATTA AGTCCTGTGACAGGCCAGTATTAGTGAATGCCAGAGTCAAGAGTGATGTCACATGGTTTCAGCTCAATGACACGCTGAACTACGAATGCCACGCTGGCTATGAAAACCAAGATGGACGCACCACAGACTCCATAGTGTGTGGTAAAGACGGCTGGTCCCATTTGCCCACATGCCGTG AAATAGAATGTCATCTTCCATTTTTAGAAGCAAATGTAGATGTTTATCCaaagcaagaaaaatacaaaGTTGGAGATGTGCTGAAATTTTCCTGCAGACAAAGACTTAAAAGAGTTGGGCCGGATTCAGTTCAATGCTACCAATTTGGATGGTCACCTAATTTTCCAACATGCAAAG GGCAAGTGCGATCCTGTGGTCAACCTCCTCAACTGCCCAATGGCAAACCGAAACacgtaaaacaagaaaaatacgAGCACAGTGAAATGGTGGAATACGATTGCAGCCCTAACTTTGTAATGAAGGGGCCTAAGAAAATACAATGTATGGATGGAGAATGGACAACCCTGCCCACATGTGTTG AACCGGGGAAAGCGTGTAGATTTATGCCTCAGCTTGAGAATGGCTATAGCCAGCCCTCTGTCCCTCCCTATCGACATGGAGTTTCAGTGGTGTTAAGTTGCAGAAATGCATATACAATGATTGGGAATACTACAGTTACATGTATTGATGGAATATGGACCGAGCTTCCTAAGTGTGTTG CAACAAACCGACTTAAGAGGTGTGAAAAACCAAGGTTTTATGTAAGAGGACAGTTAAGTTCATACATGCGTGAATTTAATCACAATGCCAGAGTAAGTTACAAATGTGCTGGGAAGAGTACATACGTACAGACAGTCTGCATCAACGGGAAGTGGGACCCTGAACCAGACTGCCTCG GAAAAAAGATACAACTGTGCCCACCTCCACCTCAGATTCCTAATGCTCAGAACATGCTAACCACAGTGAATTATCAGGAAGGAGAAAAGGTCACTGTTCTCTGTAAAGAAAATTATGCATTTCTGGAAGCAAAAGAACTTGTGTGCAAAAGTGGACAGTGGCAGTCCTTACCACGCTGTGTAG AGTCTGCACAATATTGTGGGCCGCCTCCGCCTATTGACAATGGAGACATCACCTCCTTCCCCTTATCAGCATACCCTCCAGGGTCGGTGGTCCAGTACCGCTGCCAATCTTTCTATGAGCTCCGGGGAAACCTGACTGTGACGTGCAGAAATGGACAGTGGTCAGAACCACCCACATGCATTG